The stretch of DNA AGAGTAGTGATTTAATTTTAAAATGGCAAATAAAAACCCTCTTGCGTATCAGGCGCTAAGAGGGCTTTTGGTACAAGCTAAATTGCTCTAGTTAGAGTAAAAGTGCTTATTCTGAATCAGCAACTGGTTTTGTATAGTTTGTATAGTCAGTGCTATCTATTTTTGTTGATACTTTGCTCTTACGACGGAAGATGTTCTTAAAGTCTTCTAAGCCCATGTATAAACAAGGTACTAAAATCAGTGTAACAAACGTCGCGAATAAAACAGCAAAACCAAGTGCAACCGCCATAGGCACAACAATTCGTGCCTGTAAGCTGGTTTCAAACATAATAGGCAATACGCCCACAAATGTTGTAATTGATGTCAGTGTTATTGCCCTAAAGCGCACACAGCCAGCGTCAATAACTGAACGTGCCACAGATTGACCTTGTTTACGCATTTGGTTTACATAGTCTGTCATTACTAAGCTGTCATTGATAACAACCCCTGCCGCTGCAATGAGGCCGAACGTTGACATCATGCTCAAATCCATGCCAAACAAGTAATGCCCCCAAACTGCGCCAACAAAACCATAAGGAATAACCGACATTATGATTAATGGTTGGGCATAACTCTTCAGCGGTACGGCTAATAAAATGTAAATCATTAGCAAACCAGCGACAAAGAACATGATCTGCTCGTTTTGCTGTGCCTGTTCTTCTTCAATGGATCCACCAAGTTCAGTCTTAACACCAGGAAAATCTGATTTCAGCTTAGGTAACAGATCGTCTTTGATGCGTTTTACCACTTCATTTGGCTCCACCACAACTTCATCAATTGAGCCGTATATATAAACACTACGGAACCCATTCTCACGACGAATGTAACTTATGCCTGGCTTTTCAGTAAGGCTTACAACATCTCCTAACATCACTTCTTTACCAGAAGGCGTGGTCACGATGGCGTATTTCAATTCACTGAACTGTTCGCGTGTTAATTGTGGGTAACGCACCATGACACGAATTTCCTCACCGCCACGTAATACACGCTGAGCTTCACCACCGTAGAAACTTGCGCCAATTTGACCTGCAATTGATTGCAACGATAAGCCTAAGTCATAGGCTACCGGCTTAAGATCTAATTGAATCTCTTTGCTAGCAGGGTCAATGGTCGAGCTGATATCAAATAAACCTGGTTCCTGTGAAAGCATCGTAATGAACTCTCGACCTGCAATATTAAGTTGTTCTAAGTCTGGGCCATAAAGCAGGTAACCGAAGTCGCCTCCACCTTGGCCACCGCCACCGCCCATTAGTTGGTCTTGTACGGTAATAGATTTCATGCCAGGAATATCTGGCATTTGTTCACGCCAACGACGCGCGATTTCAAAGGTATCAAATGGACGTAACTCTTCATCAACCAAAGGAATAACGATGCGACCTGAGCTGCGATCTTGGTTAAACGCTAATATATCACGGACCATTTTCTGACCAGTTTCTTGTTCAACTTCTCGGTCAACTCTTTGTACCATAGCTTCAATTTTTTGAATTGCGTCAATGGTTTGTTGGTCAGATACCGTTTGGTTCATTTCAATTCGAATATCAGGGAAATCGTGAGGTACTTTAGGTTGAGGTACAAAACGGACATGACTCCCCGCCATCATCGCGATGCTGACCAGTAATATACCAACAAAGGCCATCATCACTGCCCAGCGCCACTCAACACATTTTTTTAAGAAATTTTTGTACTTAACATTTACAAAATAATTAAAGCGCTTATTAAAGCGATGGCGAAGGCTGTTTTCTTTAATCGGGCTAAATTTAGTGTGAGCTAAGTGAGCAGGCAAAATTAATTTTGACTCTATCAAGCTAAATATTAAACAAAATACCACCACAGTCGCGATGTTATAAAAGAACGAACCCTGTGGGCCACTTGATGCAAAAAACGGAGCGAATACCGCAATGGTAGTTAACACACCAAAGGTTGCCGGAGTCGCGACTTTTTTAGCGCCACGTACGACATTCTCTACACCGCCTCCATGTTTTTCTATTTCGGTGTAGGCACTTTCACCGATGACAATGGCGTCGTCCACCACAATCCCTAGCACCATAATAAATGCGAAAAGTGATAAAACGTTAATGCTTACGCCGAATACCGGCATCATCATGACTGCGCCTAAGAAACAAACAGGCAAACCAATCATCACCCAAAAAGCCAGTCTAAATCTGAGAAATATCGTTAGCATTATGGCAACTAAGATAGAGCCCTGAAAAAGATTCGATAGCATCATGTTGAGTCGAGCTTTTAAATAGTAGGTCATGTCTACTAATACTTTTAGCTCCATGCCCGCTGGAAGCGTAAGGTTACGCTGTTCAATATAGCTATTAACCGAATTTGATACAGCGATTGAATTCTGATCTTTCGTGGCATTTACTTGGATAAATACCGAGTTTTGACCAGAGAATTTGTTGTATCGAACACCTTCGGTAAATCCATCTTTAATGATGGCTACGTCTTCTAACAAAACTTTAGAACCGTTCTCACCAATCTTCACAGGTATTAACCGAAACTCTTCGCCGTTATAAAATTGATTTTCAATTCGAACCGCAATTAAACCAGCGTCAGTACGTAATTGACCGGCCGAATAGTTTGCCGAATATCGACGAATAGCTTGGGTAATGTCGGTTAGTGTGAGGTTGTATTTACGTAATTGTTCAGGTTGAATTTCAATAGCAATTTCTTCAGCAGGAGCGTTTACGGTTACTAACGACACGTTATTTAACTGCAAAAGCTCATCTTCAATTTGTTTTGCTATGGGTTTTAGTTCTTCAACGGACATATCCCCGACCAGAGACATCTCTATAACTTGTTGATTAAATTCTATTTGCCTAACATTAACCGGCTCCATGGCGGCGGGAAACGTCGCGATACTGTCAATTCGCATTTTAACTTTGTCGAGCACTTCGGCTAAATCTTTATCAGGGTCGATTTCTAGTGAAACTTGGCCTGAATTTCTAAACGCTCGTGAATACATCTCTTCAATTTCAGTTACGTCCTTCAACGCTTCTTCAATTTTGATCAAGATGCTTTCTTCAATTTCTTGTGGAGACGCGCCACGATAGGCCGCACTCACTTGAATATAGTTAATCTCTATATTTGGAAACATCTGACGCTGAATTGTAAAATAGCTTATTAAACCCATAACGATGATAAATACCATCATGAGGTTAGCCGCTACCGAGTTATTCGCGAAAAAGGCAATGAGTCCCGTTTCTTTTTTTTGTTTGATTTCAGACATGAGCGTTATGCATCCTTATTGCTTTGAGCAACAGACGTTGGAACTACATTTGAATCATCTTCTGGCTTGTCGTTCTTTTTGTCAGACTCACCCGCTAACTTAACTTTCATACCATCCTGAGCGTACTCTGGAATTGTCATAATAAGTTGGTCTTCTGGGTTTAAACCACCACTGATTAGGAACGTTTTGCCTTCTTCTTTAACTACTTCAACTTTCTTCTGCTTTAACGTGTTGTTATCGCCTAATACCCAAACTCGGTTATTTGTTACTAAATCTTGAGAAAGTTTTACTATGTTATTCAAGCCTTGACCATCAAAGCTTACTTCAACGTATGTGCCAAACATTAAACGAGGTAAGTCAGCTTTTAGACCATACGGATCTTCAACTTCAACCACTATGTTACCCATGCGCGTTGCTTGGTCAACGATGCCCGTGTCACGAACAATAGTGCCATTGCGTGTACTTGAGAACTTTTCACGAGTCGATATTTCAGCACGTAAGCCAGTTAACGTATTTGGAAGAAAAGTGCGATCGAAGCCTGCAACAGGGAAAACAATTTCTGCTTTTTCAACGTTATATAATTCACCGACATTCGTACCTCGATTAACAAATTGGCCAGTACCTAAGTCACGCTTAATGATTAGGGCGTCGTAAGGCGCAAGTACTCGGCAATTGTCTAAATCACGTTGCGCTAACTTAACTGAACCTTGTGCCAGCTTTACAGCGGCTTCAGCGCTCATTACTTGTGGTTTACGTAGATATAAGTCAGAAACACGCTCATTTGGCATCGATTTGGCTTCGCGCTTTGCTACTTCGGCACGACCTTGTTCTTCGATTAATTGGGCCTGAGCCGTTTTTAATTGTGATTCGGCTTGCAGTAAGGCGACTTCATAAGTGTCAGATTCAATTTCAAATAACACTTCACCACGTTTTACTAAACCACCTTCAACAAAATTAGGGTGCCACTTAACCACTTCGCCAGAGACTTGTGCTGAAATCATGGTTTTTTCAAGTGGCGTCACCGCGCCATATCCTCGAATTCTTATTTGATGGAATTCTGGGTTAACTTGTTGAACGGTTACAGTAGGACGGGTATCAATTTCTTTCTTTTCAGGCGGTTTAGGGCCATTACTTTGAACAATATAAAACGCAACAGCGCCACCTAATAATATGACAACAGGGGCTGCAATCTTTAACCATTTTTTGCTCATGACTTAATCCATTTAAAATTTGTTAAGGTAGTTATAAAGTTAAACTAGCTTTGTGTAGTATATTAAAACACTACAAGCAGAATGTGAGCTTTCACAATTGTAAGAAAATGTGTGATATTTTTCCTACAAATAAGAAAAAACTAATAAATATCTATAACTTATTGACGCAATAGTAACCTGCTACCGAACCTTTAATCTATAAATAAAAATTGAATTTCAATGTATAAACTTCGTCAATACCAACAAGAAGCCGTTGACGCAACCGTCAGCCACTTTCAGAAGACTAACGAACCGGCGGTTATCGTGCTCCCAACGGGTGCAGGTAAGAGCTTAGTTATAGCTGAGTTAGCCAGAATTGCCCGACGAAAAATATTGGTGTTAACTCACGTTAAAGAGTTAGTTGAACAAAATCATCAAAAGTTCCATGATTACGCCGAGCAAATGGACGTAAAAAGTGGTGTGTTTTCAGCTGGTTTGAGTCGTAAAGAAACAAAATATCAAGTTACATTTGCAAGTGTGCAATCAGTAGCACGAAACCTAGAAAAGTTTGCGCAAGAATATTCGTTGATCATTATTGATGAATGTCATCGAGTAAGCCACTTTGAAGAAGAATTAAAAGTAACTTCAGACCAGGACTCGTTAACCCAAGAAAAGCTGAATCCCTACAAGGGAACAAATCCAAACAATGAAAAGCCTGTAAAGGCAAAAACAAGCAATCAGTACAGTCAAATTGTAAGCCAATTAAAATCACACAATTCCGAGCTTAAAATTTTAGGATTAACCGCCACTCCTTTTCGATTAGGGCTTGGTTGGATTTATCAATATCACTACCACGGTTTTGTGAGATCATCACAAGCAACACCATTTAAAAAATGTATTTACGAATTACCTTTGTCTTACATGATAAAAAACGGCTTTTTAACGCCACCAAAATTAATAGATGCAGCAGTAGAGCAATATGATTTTTCTGCGCTGCAATCGAATAAGTTTGGCGAATTTGATGACGCCGAAGTCAATGAGTTATTGGGTAAATACCCTAGAGTGACAGAAGGCATCGTGGAGCAAATTCAATTGCTTACACAAGGTGATCTCCATAGTCGTGACAAAAATAATGAAAATGGACGAGCAGTTGAGAGAAAGGGCGTAATGATTTTTGCCGCCACAGTTAAGCACGCCAAAGAAATTGTCGGTTACCTTGAATCTAAAAATGAAAGTGTCGATGGTGTTTCAAAAGTCGCCTTGATCACTGCCAAAACAAAAAACGACGAACGGGCACAGCTGATTCGTGACTTTAAAACCCAGAAAATAAAGTACTTAGTTAACGTATCGGTATTAACAACAGGGTTTGATGCGCCTCATGTGGATCTAATTGCGATTCTTAGACCCACGCAGTCTGTGAGTTTGTATCAACAAATTGTAGGGCGCGGTTTGCGCTTATCTGAAGGAAAACAAGATTGTTTAGTGATTGACTACGCTGGAAATGGGATAAACATCTTTCACCCTGAAGTAGGCGAGAAAAAACCGGACTCAAGAAGTGAATTGGTTCAAGTGTTTTGTCCATCGTGCGGTTTTGCCAATACGTTTTGGGGCATAACAGACAACGACGGAAAAGTGCTTGAGCACTATGGTAGAGCTTGCCAAGGCATTCTTGAAATGCCGGAAGAGAGCGACGAAGATCAAGAGGCTATGGCCTGTGACTACCGCTTCCGGTTTAAAGAATGTCCCACTTGTAATGCTCAAAATGATATTGCCGCCCGTGAATGCCACGATTGTAAAAATCAGCTTGTCGATCCCGATGAAAAGCTAAAAGAAGCCTTAAAGCTCACTAACCGAATGGTTATTAGATGTAGTGGTATGACGTTTTCGGAACACAACGGGGCGCTAAAAATCGTTTACTATGATGAAGACGGTACAGAGCTAAAAGAGTTTTTTGATTTGAGTTCTGAAAAGCAACGTGCTGTTTTTAATTTGCAGTTTGGTAGACGATTTAGGAACTCTAGCGAACCGCGAAAGTTTTTGTCGCTGAATGAGGTCTTAAAAGAGTCACAGGGATTTATTATTCCAGACTTTGTTATTGCTAAAAAAGATCCAAAACGAAAATCGAAAACACATATTGTTTGGCAAGTTCAAGAAAAAATCTTTGATTATAAAGGTAAGTATCGAACCGCTAATGAACTTTAACTTCAATACCAATACCAATACCAACAAAAACTTTATTATCATTAAAGGGTGTTTAAAGAATGAACAAAGGGTTAGTAAATTGAGTAGTTCGAACGTGAGGCTTTTAATTTCGGCGCTGGTGGCCTTTAGCTTTTATTTTGCGTGGGCGTATTGGGCTAATTTAAGTGACGCCATACCAATGAGTACCACCATTCAAGCTGCCTTTGTACAAGGTGCGTATAGCGGCTTAATGACACTATTATTTACTTGGTTGCTAGAACGTTCTGTATCTAAGTTTCACGGTCACTGTTTTTCACTAGCGTTTATGATGCCAATACTTTGTAAATTTCATTCTAAGTCGACGCAGAATCAAGCCATAAAAAAAGCCTTCATGCATGGGTTAAACCAATCAGCTCGATACTTTGAGGGAAGAAAACTTCCAGGCGCGTTACTCGCACCATTATTGCCATTATTAATTCAAAGTGGCTTAGTCACGCTGGTGAATGTCATAAACCAAACACCTAACCTTTGGTTAACGGTAGCGCCGAGTATTATATTTTCTGGTATTTATGGATACAGTTATACCGCTACTTTAATCCGAACTAAAAACTAAAAATAAAAAAGGCCCTAAGTAATTAGAGCCTGTTTAGATAACCGTTTAGGTTTAATTAGCGATCAACCTAGTGATCAACGCCTTTTGACTTCAAGTACTCATCGTAGCTACCGCGGAAATCGATGACCTTGTTGCCTTTGATTTCTAAAATACGGTTTGCCAGTGAAGAAACAAACTGACGGTCGTGAGAAACAAAGATTAACGTGCCTTCGTAGTTCTCAAGTGCCATGTTTAAAGACTCAATAGATTCCATATCCATGTGGTTAGTCGGCTCATCGAGCAATAACACGTTAGGTGTTGCCATCATCATTTTACCAAACAACATACGGCCTTGTTCACCACCAGATAGTACCTTTACAGACTTTTTAATATCATCAGATGAAAACAACATTCGACCTAAGAAGCTACGTATGCTTTGCTCATCGTCATTTGGACGACGCCATTGACTCATCCACTCAAACAAGTCCATGTCGGTTTCAAAATCTGCTGCGTGATCCTGCGCGTAATAACCCATTTTCACGTTTTCAGACCATTTAACAAAACCTGAGTCAGGCTCTAAGTCACCTTGCAAGGTACGAAGTAGTGTTGTTTTACCTGCA from Psychrosphaera aestuarii encodes:
- a CDS encoding DEAD/DEAH box helicase: MYKLRQYQQEAVDATVSHFQKTNEPAVIVLPTGAGKSLVIAELARIARRKILVLTHVKELVEQNHQKFHDYAEQMDVKSGVFSAGLSRKETKYQVTFASVQSVARNLEKFAQEYSLIIIDECHRVSHFEEELKVTSDQDSLTQEKLNPYKGTNPNNEKPVKAKTSNQYSQIVSQLKSHNSELKILGLTATPFRLGLGWIYQYHYHGFVRSSQATPFKKCIYELPLSYMIKNGFLTPPKLIDAAVEQYDFSALQSNKFGEFDDAEVNELLGKYPRVTEGIVEQIQLLTQGDLHSRDKNNENGRAVERKGVMIFAATVKHAKEIVGYLESKNESVDGVSKVALITAKTKNDERAQLIRDFKTQKIKYLVNVSVLTTGFDAPHVDLIAILRPTQSVSLYQQIVGRGLRLSEGKQDCLVIDYAGNGINIFHPEVGEKKPDSRSELVQVFCPSCGFANTFWGITDNDGKVLEHYGRACQGILEMPEESDEDQEAMACDYRFRFKECPTCNAQNDIAARECHDCKNQLVDPDEKLKEALKLTNRMVIRCSGMTFSEHNGALKIVYYDEDGTELKEFFDLSSEKQRAVFNLQFGRRFRNSSEPRKFLSLNEVLKESQGFIIPDFVIAKKDPKRKSKTHIVWQVQEKIFDYKGKYRTANEL
- a CDS encoding efflux RND transporter permease subunit, coding for MSEIKQKKETGLIAFFANNSVAANLMMVFIIVMGLISYFTIQRQMFPNIEINYIQVSAAYRGASPQEIEESILIKIEEALKDVTEIEEMYSRAFRNSGQVSLEIDPDKDLAEVLDKVKMRIDSIATFPAAMEPVNVRQIEFNQQVIEMSLVGDMSVEELKPIAKQIEDELLQLNNVSLVTVNAPAEEIAIEIQPEQLRKYNLTLTDITQAIRRYSANYSAGQLRTDAGLIAVRIENQFYNGEEFRLIPVKIGENGSKVLLEDVAIIKDGFTEGVRYNKFSGQNSVFIQVNATKDQNSIAVSNSVNSYIEQRNLTLPAGMELKVLVDMTYYLKARLNMMLSNLFQGSILVAIMLTIFLRFRLAFWVMIGLPVCFLGAVMMMPVFGVSINVLSLFAFIMVLGIVVDDAIVIGESAYTEIEKHGGGVENVVRGAKKVATPATFGVLTTIAVFAPFFASSGPQGSFFYNIATVVVFCLIFSLIESKLILPAHLAHTKFSPIKENSLRHRFNKRFNYFVNVKYKNFLKKCVEWRWAVMMAFVGILLVSIAMMAGSHVRFVPQPKVPHDFPDIRIEMNQTVSDQQTIDAIQKIEAMVQRVDREVEQETGQKMVRDILAFNQDRSSGRIVIPLVDEELRPFDTFEIARRWREQMPDIPGMKSITVQDQLMGGGGGQGGGDFGYLLYGPDLEQLNIAGREFITMLSQEPGLFDISSTIDPASKEIQLDLKPVAYDLGLSLQSIAGQIGASFYGGEAQRVLRGGEEIRVMVRYPQLTREQFSELKYAIVTTPSGKEVMLGDVVSLTEKPGISYIRRENGFRSVYIYGSIDEVVVEPNEVVKRIKDDLLPKLKSDFPGVKTELGGSIEEEQAQQNEQIMFFVAGLLMIYILLAVPLKSYAQPLIIMSVIPYGFVGAVWGHYLFGMDLSMMSTFGLIAAAGVVINDSLVMTDYVNQMRKQGQSVARSVIDAGCVRFRAITLTSITTFVGVLPIMFETSLQARIVVPMAVALGFAVLFATFVTLILVPCLYMGLEDFKNIFRRKSKVSTKIDSTDYTNYTKPVADSE
- a CDS encoding efflux RND transporter periplasmic adaptor subunit, whose translation is MSKKWLKIAAPVVILLGGAVAFYIVQSNGPKPPEKKEIDTRPTVTVQQVNPEFHQIRIRGYGAVTPLEKTMISAQVSGEVVKWHPNFVEGGLVKRGEVLFEIESDTYEVALLQAESQLKTAQAQLIEEQGRAEVAKREAKSMPNERVSDLYLRKPQVMSAEAAVKLAQGSVKLAQRDLDNCRVLAPYDALIIKRDLGTGQFVNRGTNVGELYNVEKAEIVFPVAGFDRTFLPNTLTGLRAEISTREKFSSTRNGTIVRDTGIVDQATRMGNIVVEVEDPYGLKADLPRLMFGTYVEVSFDGQGLNNIVKLSQDLVTNNRVWVLGDNNTLKQKKVEVVKEEGKTFLISGGLNPEDQLIMTIPEYAQDGMKVKLAGESDKKNDKPEDDSNVVPTSVAQSNKDA